A single genomic interval of Ruminococcus sp. NK3A76 harbors:
- a CDS encoding histidine kinase: MILSFLTTNFMTLMILSGLIAVIVMNRDSKLPASDLFFLSIALLFAVIISDWLNDMATIQALPFSKSTQISIKTAASAMSYIIRPFIIFTELLIILPGWRYKALFAIPAAVNTVVYSTAFTGSHIAFYTDQDLFWHRGPLGTSVYFSQLFYVLFLAIYSIRYFKKNSKRSIIIFAIIIQTLIVAYVEYQNILSGHSNDITALCMFEYYAYLCVVYQREMRDAISQRDLRISQDKMLILRNQIQPHFIYNCLAIIRSLAKRDGYRAVECIDNFSDYLKAHIGAIQTDSPVPFEKELYNVKVYLSLVQADSSRDLIVFYDTPVTDFDIPPLSLEPIVENAVNHGISHDNGRISIITEKGNGCVLIRISDNGSAKKTKDANKPIHTGIGIENTRKRLEVLCGGELEMNITDHGTTVVITIPDNKTENGDENENTDS, encoded by the coding sequence GTGATACTTAGCTTTTTAACAACAAATTTCATGACCCTGATGATACTGTCAGGTCTTATAGCAGTTATCGTCATGAACCGTGACTCGAAGCTGCCGGCATCAGACCTGTTTTTTCTGAGCATAGCACTGCTTTTTGCGGTCATTATATCAGACTGGCTTAACGACATGGCAACAATACAGGCTCTGCCGTTTTCCAAATCAACGCAGATAAGCATAAAAACTGCGGCAAGTGCCATGAGCTACATCATAAGGCCTTTTATAATATTCACAGAGCTTCTGATAATCCTCCCCGGCTGGCGGTACAAGGCACTTTTTGCGATACCGGCGGCGGTAAACACGGTTGTCTACTCCACGGCCTTTACAGGCAGCCACATAGCATTCTACACCGACCAGGACCTATTCTGGCACAGAGGGCCTTTAGGCACATCGGTCTACTTCTCGCAGCTTTTCTATGTGCTGTTTCTGGCTATCTATTCGATAAGGTATTTCAAGAAAAACTCAAAACGCAGCATCATAATCTTTGCGATAATCATTCAGACGCTCATCGTGGCCTATGTGGAATATCAGAACATCCTCTCAGGGCACTCAAACGACATCACGGCGCTGTGTATGTTTGAATACTACGCTTATCTGTGCGTTGTTTACCAGCGTGAGATGCGTGATGCCATATCGCAGAGAGACCTGCGAATATCCCAGGACAAGATGCTGATCTTGCGAAATCAGATACAGCCGCACTTTATATACAACTGCCTTGCCATTATCCGCTCGCTTGCAAAGCGTGACGGCTACCGGGCTGTTGAGTGCATCGACAACTTCTCAGACTACTTAAAAGCCCACATCGGCGCTATACAGACCGACTCGCCGGTGCCCTTTGAGAAGGAGCTTTACAACGTCAAGGTCTATCTCTCGCTGGTGCAGGCGGACAGTTCGAGAGACCTTATAGTATTCTACGACACGCCTGTGACGGATTTTGACATACCTCCCCTCTCGCTTGAGCCGATAGTTGAAAACGCCGTGAATCACGGCATCAGCCACGACAACGGCAGGATATCCATTATCACCGAGAAGGGCAACGGCTGCGTGCTGATACGCATATCCGACAACGGCTCGGCAAAGAAGACCAAGGACGCAAACAAGCCGATACACACAGGCATCGGCATAGAGAACACCCGCAAGCGCCTTGAAGTGCTCTGCGGCGGTGAGCTCGAAATGAACATAACCGACCACGGGACGACTGTTGTTATAACTATCCCCGACAATAAAACTGAAAATGGTGACGAAAATGAAAATACTGATAGCTGA
- a CDS encoding sigma-70 family RNA polymerase sigma factor: MNDEEIVRKYSDMIYGVAMRYVRNRTDADDVYSDVFYRYFRRVREFDSEEHRKAWLLRVTVNSSKEFLIKRKYGEELNDDMFGSETLYGTTEASAEDIIAVRDALKKLDEDHREVIELYYFSGLSVSEIGQMLQRSVNTVKSQLLRGRNRLKEILA, encoded by the coding sequence ATGAATGACGAAGAGATAGTAAGAAAGTACAGCGATATGATATATGGCGTTGCTATGAGATACGTCAGGAACAGGACAGATGCCGATGATGTTTATTCGGATGTGTTCTACAGGTATTTCAGAAGGGTAAGGGAGTTTGACAGCGAGGAGCACCGCAAGGCGTGGCTGCTTCGTGTAACAGTCAACAGCTCGAAGGAGTTCCTTATCAAGCGCAAGTACGGCGAGGAACTCAATGACGATATGTTCGGCAGCGAGACTCTCTACGGAACTACCGAGGCCAGCGCTGAGGATATCATTGCTGTAAGAGATGCACTTAAAAAGCTCGATGAGGATCACCGTGAGGTCATAGAGCTATATTACTTCAGCGGGCTTTCTGTCAGCGAGATAGGGCAGATGCTGCAAAGGTCAGTCAACACTGTCAAGTCGCAGCTGCTCCGTGGTAGAAACAGGCTAAAGGAGATACTCGCTTAG
- a CDS encoding Mbov_0395 family pilin-like conjugal transfer protein, whose protein sequence is MKNSVKRKMMLMSAKAMGAVAAAQMTMLTAFADSSSSKTNDPDANLGKVTEPIIGLVNQVLNVLIPLIAAVGAVFCISLGLKYARAEEPQEREKAKQHLKSAIIGFVLIFVLVVALRLSAEPLTDWMNSASDK, encoded by the coding sequence ATGAAGAATTCAGTAAAGAGAAAGATGATGCTTATGTCAGCAAAGGCTATGGGTGCCGTTGCTGCAGCACAGATGACGATGCTCACAGCTTTTGCTGACAGCAGCTCGTCCAAGACAAATGATCCCGATGCAAACCTTGGAAAGGTAACAGAGCCTATCATAGGCCTTGTAAATCAGGTGCTCAACGTACTTATACCGCTTATCGCAGCAGTAGGCGCAGTATTCTGCATCAGCCTCGGCCTTAAGTACGCAAGAGCAGAGGAGCCGCAGGAAAGAGAAAAGGCAAAGCAGCACCTTAAGAGCGCTATCATAGGCTTCGTGCTTATCTTCGTTCTCGTTGTTGCACTTCGTCTCTCCGCAGAGCCTCTTACAGACTGGATGAATTCCGCATCTGATAAGTGA
- a CDS encoding type IV secretory system conjugative DNA transfer family protein: protein MKNIFAFLKSIPRGKIIRNIIIAFLILVVGGFAMRTLMDYIVTIGRGGFKVHLMYFVQPKTWLIGFLAVVAIGVVWLFSSNNLDLMLGTGKGLLGKKGKVDVVEGSLENSRFLTDKERDKYFPGYDYKDLKDCKKDGIPVRAVLDSSGHLQVNFLSGAHSLIIGATGSGKTTTFINPMIQLLGATACGSSMIMTDPKGELFSLHSQFLVERGYNVLLLDLRDTYSSSRWNPLGDIWDMYQQYVELGKGIIAHKDNMLSYPELTQPDGPAKEGDIWFEWNGRAYADPSHCQDDVSVGRQQIYDEMYEDLNDLVSVICPVENEKDPVWEKGARSIIMSTCLAMLEDSEDPRLGMTKDKFNFFNINKALTNSENEFAALKDYFNGRSKLSQAYTLSRQVLSAADTTLSSYMSITFDKLNMFNDRGLCGLTSATDVDAAGFAERPTALFMKIPDEKDTRHGLAAVFILCMYKALIKVASAREDLSLPRNVYFILDEFGNMPKIEKFDKMITVGRSRKIWFNMVVQSYSQLSNVYGNEVADIVKSNCGMKMFIGSNDIGTCEEFSKLCGNMTVRTSSTSSSIGGREGDINLSSQTQVRPLIYPSELQMLNNKESTGNAIIVTFGNYPLKTKYTPSYKCPFYKMGTMDMGELRSHMFKADEVYYDLEERNDIVLGKAE, encoded by the coding sequence ATGAAAAACATATTTGCGTTTTTGAAAAGTATTCCCAGAGGGAAGATAATCAGAAATATAATAATAGCCTTTCTGATACTTGTTGTCGGCGGCTTTGCCATGCGCACCCTTATGGACTATATAGTCACGATAGGCAGGGGCGGCTTTAAGGTGCATCTTATGTACTTTGTACAGCCGAAGACATGGCTCATAGGCTTCCTTGCGGTCGTGGCGATAGGCGTTGTGTGGCTCTTTTCGAGCAACAACCTCGACCTTATGCTCGGCACAGGCAAGGGGCTGCTCGGCAAGAAGGGCAAGGTCGATGTCGTAGAGGGCAGCCTGGAGAACAGCCGCTTTCTTACAGACAAGGAAAGGGATAAGTATTTCCCCGGCTACGATTATAAAGACCTTAAAGACTGCAAGAAGGACGGTATACCGGTAAGGGCGGTGCTTGACAGCTCAGGCCATTTGCAGGTAAACTTCCTCTCGGGCGCACACAGCCTTATAATAGGTGCTACCGGTTCCGGTAAGACGACCACCTTCATCAACCCGATGATACAGCTGCTCGGCGCTACCGCCTGCGGCAGCTCGATGATAATGACCGACCCTAAGGGCGAGCTTTTCTCGCTGCATTCGCAGTTCCTTGTAGAGCGTGGATATAACGTTCTGCTGCTTGACCTGCGTGACACATACTCCTCCAGCCGCTGGAACCCCCTCGGCGATATATGGGATATGTATCAGCAGTATGTCGAGCTTGGCAAGGGCATAATCGCCCACAAGGACAATATGCTCTCGTACCCCGAGCTTACACAGCCCGACGGCCCTGCAAAGGAAGGCGATATCTGGTTTGAGTGGAACGGCAGAGCTTACGCCGACCCCTCGCACTGCCAGGACGATGTGTCGGTCGGCAGGCAGCAGATATACGATGAGATGTATGAGGACCTCAACGACCTTGTATCGGTTATCTGCCCTGTAGAGAACGAAAAGGACCCCGTCTGGGAAAAGGGCGCACGTTCTATCATAATGTCTACCTGCCTGGCAATGCTCGAAGACTCGGAAGACCCGAGACTTGGCATGACAAAGGATAAGTTCAACTTCTTCAATATAAACAAGGCACTTACAAACAGCGAGAACGAGTTTGCAGCGCTTAAGGATTACTTCAACGGCCGCAGCAAGCTCTCGCAGGCATATACACTGTCCCGTCAGGTGCTCTCGGCAGCTGATACGACGCTTTCTTCGTATATGTCCATCACATTCGATAAGCTCAATATGTTCAACGACCGTGGTCTGTGCGGCCTGACAAGTGCGACAGATGTCGATGCGGCAGGCTTTGCTGAAAGACCTACGGCACTGTTTATGAAGATACCTGATGAAAAGGATACACGTCACGGTCTGGCGGCGGTTTTCATTCTCTGTATGTATAAGGCGCTCATTAAGGTCGCATCTGCAAGAGAAGACCTCTCGCTCCCGAGAAATGTATACTTTATCCTCGATGAGTTCGGTAATATGCCGAAGATAGAGAAGTTTGACAAGATGATAACCGTTGGCCGTTCGAGAAAGATATGGTTCAATATGGTCGTTCAGTCATACTCGCAGCTGTCAAACGTGTACGGCAACGAGGTCGCTGATATCGTCAAGTCAAACTGCGGTATGAAAATGTTCATCGGTTCAAACGATATAGGCACCTGTGAGGAGTTTTCAAAGCTCTGCGGCAATATGACCGTAAGGACTTCCTCCACATCATCTTCTATCGGCGGCAGAGAGGGCGATATAAACCTTTCGAGCCAGACGCAGGTAAGGCCTCTTATCTACCCCAGTGAGCTCCAGATGCTCAACAACAAGGAATCAACGGGCAATGCGATAATCGTTACCTTCGGTAACTACCCGCTGAAAACAAAATACACCCCGAGCTATAAGTGCCCCTTCTATAAAATGGGTACTATGGATATGGGTGAGTTAAGATCGCATATGTTCAAGGCCGATGAGGTTTACTACGACCTTGAAGAAAGAAATGACATCGTGCTCGGCAAGGCTGAGTAG